Proteins from a single region of Dysosmobacter acutus:
- the ltrA gene encoding group II intron reverse transcriptase/maturase, producing the protein MAQQFDYPKTETQLREIQDALYQHSKEVYEAGGRPAFKGLLEIMSAESTIITAIHNIKGNHGSETPGVDSKTMRKDYLQKPFPWVVADIQRAFKYFEPQQIRRVYIDKPGKSEKRPLGIPAIRDRIVQECMRIVLEPILEAQFFAHSYGFRPMRDAAMALERVDIIMHNTGNYWIVEGDISKCFDRIDHSILIKRLYHMGIKDRRVLQIIKAMLKAGVMEERAVNEEGTPQGGLISPLLANVYLDIMDEWVSKQWENKRTRHQYVQDQSRYAVMRKKTTLVPGYLVRYADDFIIATDTRAHAEDWKARLQSFLQEKMKLTLSQEKTLITDIRKKYIKFLGYEFKMVRGKSRRGYIPRTIPDRERLKRRADKIAEDIKKIPGNYSREQMVGAINRINSQIRGIIQYYQCCTWVNIAMQKHSRKLQLAARRRLKQYNGKWIPANQTRNLPRVHQQYKQKIPSIKYRDIYVGFTALTFCRWERTPPKNQAETPYTDTGRQLYFERTKKKKMQARLDEMYSDRSARAISYGKWGKFNNFEFIMNRAYALNRDKLRCRVCGGWLIANTPWAHRINPYLPLDKVNRVNNLISLHKKCFIAVNNPNQDISEFDVKAQKKIVGYRDKLVISHTRNK; encoded by the coding sequence ATGGCACAACAATTCGACTACCCAAAAACCGAAACTCAATTACGCGAAATTCAAGATGCACTGTATCAGCACAGCAAAGAAGTCTATGAGGCTGGCGGCCGTCCGGCATTCAAAGGACTTCTGGAGATTATGTCAGCAGAGTCAACCATTATCACAGCAATCCATAATATCAAAGGCAATCATGGAAGCGAAACCCCTGGTGTAGATTCCAAAACCATGCGCAAAGATTATCTTCAAAAACCATTCCCGTGGGTTGTAGCAGATATTCAACGTGCATTTAAGTATTTTGAACCCCAGCAGATACGGAGAGTATATATCGACAAACCGGGAAAATCAGAAAAGCGGCCTCTGGGCATTCCTGCAATACGGGATAGAATCGTACAAGAATGTATGAGGATAGTGCTGGAACCTATATTAGAAGCACAATTCTTTGCACATTCCTATGGATTCCGCCCCATGCGAGATGCGGCTATGGCCTTGGAACGAGTTGACATTATAATGCACAACACGGGAAATTACTGGATTGTCGAAGGTGACATCAGCAAATGCTTTGACCGTATCGACCACAGCATACTCATAAAGCGGTTGTACCACATGGGTATCAAGGATAGGCGGGTCTTGCAGATTATCAAGGCCATGTTAAAAGCCGGGGTCATGGAAGAACGCGCCGTAAACGAAGAAGGAACACCGCAGGGCGGCCTAATCAGCCCACTACTCGCGAATGTTTATTTAGATATTATGGATGAATGGGTATCAAAACAATGGGAAAATAAACGAACCAGACATCAGTATGTACAGGACCAGAGCAGGTACGCGGTCATGCGCAAGAAAACCACTCTTGTTCCCGGATACCTTGTCAGATACGCGGATGACTTCATCATTGCAACAGACACCCGAGCACATGCGGAAGACTGGAAAGCTCGCTTGCAATCCTTTCTTCAGGAAAAAATGAAATTGACATTATCCCAAGAAAAAACACTGATAACAGACATCAGAAAGAAGTACATCAAATTCTTAGGCTACGAGTTCAAAATGGTTCGGGGGAAATCCCGCAGAGGCTACATCCCAAGAACGATTCCAGACCGTGAGCGATTAAAGCGCAGAGCTGACAAAATCGCGGAAGACATCAAAAAGATTCCCGGTAATTACAGCCGTGAGCAAATGGTTGGTGCAATAAACCGCATCAACAGTCAGATAAGAGGGATTATCCAATATTATCAATGCTGTACATGGGTAAATATTGCCATGCAAAAACACAGCAGAAAATTGCAACTTGCGGCAAGGCGCCGCTTGAAACAGTACAACGGGAAATGGATTCCAGCAAATCAAACCCGGAACCTTCCTCGAGTACACCAACAATACAAACAGAAAATTCCCTCTATCAAATACCGGGACATCTATGTAGGCTTTACAGCGCTTACCTTTTGCAGATGGGAAAGAACTCCACCTAAAAACCAAGCTGAGACACCATACACCGACACTGGGCGGCAGTTGTATTTTGAACGTACGAAAAAGAAGAAAATGCAGGCGCGTCTGGATGAAATGTATTCGGATAGGTCGGCACGGGCAATCAGCTATGGCAAATGGGGGAAGTTCAACAATTTCGAGTTTATTATGAACAGGGCTTACGCTCTCAACCGTGATAAACTCAGGTGCCGGGTCTGTGGAGGTTGGTTAATCGCTAATACGCCATGGGCACACCGGATAAATCCATACCTCCCATTGGATAAGGTGAACCGTGTCAACAATCTGATTTCGCTTCATAAGAAATGCTTCATCGCGGTTAATAATCCGAATCAGGACATTAGTGAGTTTGATGTCAAAGCACAAAAGAAAATTGTCGGTTATAGGGACAAACTGGTTATTTCACATACACGCAACAAATAA
- a CDS encoding zinc-finger-containing protein: MKRINITCPACGSRAYLRPASVVYGDKAPDPDAKYYVCGRYPACDCYVAAHRKTMLPMGTLADKALRKKRHDAHVALDSLWKNGIMSRKEAYRLLQLSMGLPAEDAHIAKFSAARCDEVIALSRRFRAAAARAA; encoded by the coding sequence ATGAAACGAATCAATATTACCTGCCCTGCCTGTGGTTCCAGGGCGTATCTTCGCCCGGCCAGCGTGGTCTACGGTGACAAGGCCCCGGACCCCGATGCCAAATACTATGTCTGCGGGCGGTATCCCGCCTGTGACTGCTATGTGGCCGCGCACCGGAAAACGATGCTGCCCATGGGGACGCTGGCGGATAAGGCCCTGCGGAAAAAGCGGCACGATGCGCATGTGGCCCTGGACAGTCTCTGGAAGAATGGCATCATGAGCCGAAAAGAAGCCTACCGCCTGCTGCAGCTGTCTATGGGGCTTCCCGCCGAGGATGCGCATATCGCTAAATTCTCCGCTGCGCGCTGTGACGAGGTCATTGCGCTCAGCCGCAGGTTTCGCGCCGCCGCAGCAAGAGCGGCATAG
- a CDS encoding ATP-binding protein, producing the protein MNFIGRKEELNTLEKEFRRDGSFVVIYGRRRIGKTTLIKEFIKDKQAFYFLATEEVESQSMKRLAGVVARVTGNSMLQRVTFTDWLDLFREIANYRPEEKKVLVIDEFPYLVKTNAAFPSILQNAWDEILKDSNIMLILCGSLISMMQKHALSHDSPLYGRRSAQIRLKPLPFTDLYAVQGQPFSQAVEQYSVTGGVPKYLEFFEPGEDLYRQIQEVVLSKNGFLYEEPNFLLKDEVQSANSYFSIIRAIADGNHKLGKIAGALSMETSSLTPYLSTLIDLDFLKKATPVTEKNPEKSRKGLYFISDNFIRFWFRYVYPYKGELELDNQQIVLDELEKDFIQKFVAFSYEDVCKDIFASLCRSKAVDFVPSRIGSYWLNDINGDTEIDVMAVDHQKKQVFAGECKYHNKPVDATVYYELEEKVKKSAELRTAFPGYKILYGLFSKSGFTQRMLDQAEGRDDILLIQEDHIL; encoded by the coding sequence GTGAACTTTATCGGACGAAAAGAAGAATTGAATACGCTGGAAAAGGAATTCCGCCGGGATGGCAGCTTTGTTGTGATCTACGGACGGCGCCGTATCGGAAAGACAACGCTGATCAAAGAATTCATCAAAGATAAGCAGGCATTTTATTTCCTTGCGACGGAGGAAGTGGAGTCCCAGAGCATGAAGCGTCTTGCCGGCGTGGTAGCCCGGGTCACTGGAAATTCCATGCTGCAGAGGGTCACTTTCACAGACTGGCTGGATCTGTTCCGGGAGATCGCCAACTATCGCCCGGAGGAAAAGAAGGTGCTGGTCATTGACGAGTTTCCGTATTTGGTTAAGACGAACGCGGCCTTTCCGTCCATTCTGCAAAATGCCTGGGACGAGATCCTGAAGGACAGTAATATTATGCTGATCCTCTGCGGGTCGCTGATCAGCATGATGCAGAAGCACGCCCTTTCTCACGACAGCCCGCTCTATGGCCGGCGCAGCGCGCAGATCCGCTTGAAGCCGCTGCCGTTTACAGACCTCTATGCCGTGCAGGGACAGCCGTTCTCTCAGGCGGTGGAGCAGTATTCCGTAACGGGCGGCGTCCCGAAATATCTGGAGTTTTTTGAGCCCGGGGAAGACCTCTACCGTCAGATTCAGGAAGTTGTACTGTCCAAGAACGGATTTCTCTATGAGGAGCCGAACTTCCTACTGAAAGACGAGGTACAGTCCGCCAACAGCTATTTCTCCATCATTCGCGCTATTGCGGACGGCAATCACAAGCTGGGCAAGATCGCGGGTGCCCTGAGCATGGAGACATCTTCGCTGACGCCCTACCTCTCCACGCTGATCGATCTGGACTTTCTGAAAAAGGCGACGCCGGTCACAGAGAAGAATCCGGAGAAGTCCCGAAAGGGCCTCTACTTCATTTCAGATAATTTCATCCGCTTCTGGTTCCGTTATGTCTATCCCTACAAGGGAGAGCTGGAACTGGACAATCAGCAGATCGTTCTGGACGAGTTGGAGAAGGACTTTATTCAGAAATTCGTTGCCTTCTCCTACGAGGACGTCTGCAAAGATATCTTTGCCTCCCTGTGCCGGAGCAAGGCGGTGGACTTCGTGCCCTCCCGCATCGGCTCCTACTGGCTCAATGACATCAACGGCGATACGGAGATCGATGTGATGGCGGTGGATCACCAGAAGAAGCAGGTATTCGCCGGGGAGTGCAAGTACCACAATAAGCCGGTGGATGCGACGGTCTATTATGAACTGGAGGAGAAGGTAAAAAAGTCTGCGGAGTTGCGCACGGCTTTCCCTGGGTATAAGATACTGTACGGTCTGTTTTCCAAGAGCGGCTTCACGCAGCGGATGCTCGATCAGGCTGAAGGACGGGATGATATTCTGCTGATTCAAGAAGACCACATTTTATAA
- a CDS encoding C39 family peptidase codes for MSEHNHTGLDEAASVASNTMQAVRTGKAISAAAKGAAAGGPYGAAIGAALSARKHIGKIAVAALVLLALPLLFILLLPGIIFGSLTDSGVSGAAGQPILNDNAAITENMNQAAFAINQILGEGIENVQERIANDFAGTGGDHYEVVNPYEGDLISNANLFISQYCAAKNLDFAAISLTDMEQILRAGLTHLYSFSRTMEVRTVPAEEDGEEDTAETWYIYTIRYNGEAYFADTIFALTDEQKGLAENYAENLSLFLGDGLFQYAPSTNTITALGDVRFTDGETEVIYFNQLDERYANQPYGTDHIGGYGCGPTSMAIVVSSLTSETVDPVQMARWAYEHGYWCSKSGSYHTLIPGAAQAWGLSVEGCTASEPQRILDALADGKLVVALMTKGHFTKSGHFIVLRGVQDEKILVADPASYRRSQKVWELSIILNEASRRAGAGGPFWIIG; via the coding sequence ATGAGCGAACATAACCATACCGGACTGGATGAGGCAGCTTCTGTTGCATCCAATACCATGCAGGCAGTACGAACCGGCAAGGCCATTTCCGCCGCGGCAAAGGGCGCTGCGGCAGGCGGGCCCTATGGAGCTGCCATAGGAGCAGCATTGTCCGCACGAAAGCATATCGGGAAAATAGCGGTGGCCGCGCTGGTGTTACTGGCGCTGCCGCTGCTTTTTATTTTGCTCCTGCCGGGGATTATCTTTGGAAGCCTGACGGACAGCGGAGTGTCCGGAGCAGCTGGGCAGCCGATCCTTAACGATAATGCGGCCATTACGGAAAATATGAATCAGGCTGCCTTTGCAATCAATCAGATTCTCGGAGAAGGCATTGAGAATGTGCAGGAGCGCATCGCCAACGATTTCGCCGGAACAGGCGGGGATCACTATGAAGTAGTCAATCCCTATGAGGGGGATCTCATCAGCAATGCCAACCTGTTTATCTCTCAATACTGTGCGGCGAAAAATCTGGACTTTGCCGCCATCTCCCTCACCGACATGGAGCAGATCCTGCGTGCGGGCCTCACGCACCTTTACAGCTTCAGCCGAACAATGGAGGTGCGTACTGTCCCTGCGGAGGAGGACGGCGAGGAAGATACGGCGGAGACATGGTACATCTACACGATCCGCTATAATGGTGAAGCCTATTTTGCGGACACCATTTTTGCATTGACTGACGAACAGAAAGGTCTGGCAGAAAATTATGCGGAAAATCTCAGCCTGTTTCTCGGCGACGGCCTGTTCCAATACGCTCCCTCCACCAACACCATTACAGCTCTTGGCGATGTGCGCTTTACCGATGGGGAAACGGAGGTCATCTACTTCAACCAGCTGGATGAACGCTATGCCAATCAGCCTTATGGCACTGACCATATTGGGGGGTATGGCTGCGGGCCAACTTCCATGGCTATTGTGGTTTCCTCGCTGACCAGTGAGACGGTTGACCCGGTCCAAATGGCACGGTGGGCCTATGAGCATGGCTATTGGTGCAGCAAAAGCGGCTCCTACCACACTTTGATCCCCGGCGCAGCACAGGCGTGGGGACTTTCCGTTGAAGGGTGTACCGCTTCGGAACCGCAGCGCATTCTGGATGCCCTGGCAGACGGAAAGCTGGTCGTGGCTCTGATGACCAAGGGGCATTTCACGAAGTCAGGGCATTTTATCGTGCTGCGGGGCGTGCAGGATGAAAAGATCCTCGTGGCCGATCCCGCCAGTTACCGGCGTAGTCAAAAAGTCTGGGAGCTGTCCATCATTCTGAACGAGGCCAGCAGACGTGCCGGCGCCGGCGGGCCGTTTTGGATCATCGGCTGA
- a CDS encoding anthrax toxin lethal factor-related metalloendopeptidase yields MKHKKGFAAVLLTLIISALLSVSAFAASGRFSDVPEASPFYESVTYLAGQGITYGTGNGRYAPDTPITVRQWATMICRAFDKEDALSDPAGYGGDACINQGYADGWLNLPAMAAPDSRLCRYAIYESGFAAFDIALYSSQLYPDGEALSSQDNAFHAAVSFGLCEDTCAGTDIITRGEAADLLYALLTGEFTVAPPPILETIPLNNKEGVHLNSYLLELQKIPEPIRQAFAERGWQYTIDYEYLARLSEERNMSCIGATNYGSRQITVSSAGATVHEFGHFLDELMGFPSQTEGFYQEESGTAAALLRPYALTNEREYFADCFVYWLTYRDNSKKMAALCSAAPKTYAYLLALESQNWQPAA; encoded by the coding sequence ATGAAACACAAAAAAGGATTTGCTGCCGTCCTTTTGACGCTGATCATCAGCGCGCTGCTGTCCGTCTCCGCCTTTGCCGCCTCTGGCCGCTTTTCTGATGTGCCGGAGGCATCTCCGTTTTATGAAAGCGTCACTTACCTTGCTGGGCAGGGCATTACTTACGGTACGGGAAACGGCCGGTATGCACCGGACACACCGATTACGGTACGCCAATGGGCAACAATGATCTGCCGGGCCTTTGATAAAGAAGACGCCCTTTCGGATCCTGCCGGCTATGGCGGTGATGCCTGTATCAACCAGGGCTATGCGGATGGATGGCTGAATCTGCCGGCTATGGCGGCGCCGGACTCCCGCCTGTGCCGCTATGCCATCTATGAAAGCGGCTTTGCTGCCTTTGACATTGCCCTTTACAGTTCTCAGCTCTACCCGGATGGAGAAGCCCTGTCTTCGCAGGACAATGCTTTCCACGCTGCTGTAAGCTTTGGCTTATGCGAAGACACCTGTGCAGGGACGGACATCATCACACGGGGCGAGGCTGCGGATCTTCTCTATGCTCTTTTGACCGGGGAATTTACCGTTGCGCCGCCGCCCATTCTTGAGACGATCCCTCTGAACAATAAAGAGGGCGTCCATCTGAACAGTTATCTGCTGGAACTTCAAAAGATCCCAGAGCCGATCCGGCAGGCATTTGCGGAAAGAGGGTGGCAGTACACCATTGACTATGAATACCTCGCAAGGCTGAGTGAAGAGCGGAATATGAGCTGTATTGGGGCAACCAATTACGGAAGCCGCCAAATCACTGTATCCTCGGCGGGGGCCACCGTCCACGAGTTTGGTCACTTTCTCGATGAGCTGATGGGCTTCCCGTCTCAGACGGAAGGCTTTTATCAGGAGGAGTCCGGAACCGCAGCAGCCCTGCTCCGTCCGTATGCGCTTACCAACGAGCGGGAGTATTTTGCTGACTGCTTCGTGTACTGGCTCACTTACCGTGATAACAGCAAAAAAATGGCGGCGCTTTGCAGCGCCGCACCAAAAACATACGCATATCTTTTGGCATTGGAAAGTCAAAATTGGCAGCCGGCTGCATAG
- a CDS encoding putative toxin-antitoxin system toxin component, PIN family, which produces MKYYVVLDTNVVVSALFNISSVPGIILQEALAGRVIPLLHEDILDEYNDVLHRPKFKFDRRDIEIALTGLIKRGIFLDAATIEDYVPDPDDAIFYEVVMEARETTDAYLVTGNIKHFPVKPYVVTPKEMLEILNENER; this is translated from the coding sequence ATGAAATACTATGTTGTGCTTGATACGAATGTAGTAGTTTCCGCTCTGTTTAACATTTCCTCCGTTCCCGGTATTATTCTGCAAGAAGCTCTTGCGGGGCGTGTAATTCCTCTGCTGCATGAGGATATTCTGGACGAATACAACGATGTTCTGCACCGCCCTAAATTTAAGTTTGACCGCCGGGACATCGAAATTGCGCTGACAGGCTTGATTAAGCGAGGTATCTTTTTGGATGCTGCCACGATTGAGGACTATGTCCCCGACCCCGATGATGCAATTTTCTATGAGGTGGTTATGGAAGCAAGAGAAACTACCGACGCTTATCTTGTAACCGGCAACATCAAGCATTTCCCGGTCAAGCCCTATGTGGTCACACCAAAAGAGATGCTGGAAATCCTGAACGAAAATGAACGCTGA
- a CDS encoding type II toxin-antitoxin system RelB/DinJ family antitoxin, whose amino-acid sequence MSTSVMQVRVDDDLRAKAAAVYDELGIDLPTAIRMFLKRSVVVNGVPFSMTLPKQEYRAERAIRAVQSLSEAAQQNGTADMSLDEINAEIAASRADRASRNARNGA is encoded by the coding sequence ATGTCTACAAGTGTTATGCAGGTGCGTGTTGACGATGATCTCCGCGCCAAGGCTGCCGCTGTCTACGATGAACTCGGCATCGATCTTCCCACCGCTATCCGAATGTTTTTGAAACGCTCTGTCGTGGTAAATGGCGTTCCCTTTTCCATGACGCTGCCCAAGCAGGAATACAGAGCTGAGCGGGCGATCCGCGCCGTGCAAAGCCTGAGTGAAGCCGCACAGCAGAACGGCACGGCTGATATGTCGCTGGATGAGATCAATGCTGAAATTGCAGCGTCCCGGGCTGACCGGGCGTCAAGAAATGCTCGGAACGGAGCATAA
- a CDS encoding MSCRAMM family protein, which produces MEIIKVNEDNHSERIPNTTFEIRKVDDALVDTVTTDKNGRVFVALEDGSYYAKEVTSNKSFRLDDTPHYFEIKDGKRVTLQVTNKKLSGIVIHKIDSATGEGIYGVKFVLYDANKKPIGEYTSDDEGYIYIDEIPGGLSGRFYLRELEAAPGYTLDKQYKTVYVSPGKTVEIEWENTAVTGQIQIYKYAAEYNEVTGTAAGTPLKGAVYEIVNARSGKVVDYITTDARGVAASKPLPLTRYQIREVTAPAYWQLDPTVHDVTLEYPGQIIKLSAYDKPASLGVTITKRGNAQVMAGQSMRYDLTVANTSNVPLESFFWHDKIPYDVARPTTLTTGTYSARLNYRILYKTNCNTSYQVLASNLLTSNNYSFSLNAIPMQAGEVVTDIYFDFGKVPVGFQSVVNPTLSVMVNGNAVNGYQMVNRADVGGKYQGTWQTATASWVTIIRRLWNTPTLPKTGY; this is translated from the coding sequence GTGGAGATCATCAAGGTCAACGAGGATAACCACAGTGAGCGCATCCCCAATACGACCTTTGAGATCCGCAAGGTGGACGATGCCTTGGTGGATACCGTTACGACGGACAAAAATGGCCGTGTGTTCGTGGCTCTGGAGGATGGCAGCTACTATGCAAAAGAGGTCACATCGAACAAATCGTTCCGGCTGGATGACACGCCCCACTATTTTGAGATCAAGGACGGCAAGCGTGTGACGCTTCAGGTGACCAACAAAAAGCTCAGCGGCATCGTCATCCACAAAATTGACAGCGCCACGGGAGAGGGAATCTATGGCGTAAAGTTTGTCCTCTATGATGCGAACAAGAAGCCCATCGGCGAGTACACCTCGGACGATGAGGGCTACATCTACATTGACGAGATCCCTGGCGGGCTGAGCGGCCGCTTTTATCTGAGAGAACTGGAAGCCGCCCCCGGCTACACGCTGGATAAGCAGTATAAGACCGTCTATGTCTCTCCGGGCAAGACCGTGGAGATCGAGTGGGAAAATACCGCTGTCACGGGCCAGATCCAGATTTATAAGTACGCCGCTGAGTATAACGAGGTCACCGGCACCGCCGCAGGCACCCCGCTCAAGGGCGCTGTTTATGAGATCGTCAATGCCCGCAGCGGCAAGGTGGTGGACTACATCACGACGGACGCCCGGGGCGTTGCGGCCAGCAAGCCGCTGCCCCTCACCCGCTATCAGATCCGAGAGGTCACAGCGCCCGCCTATTGGCAGCTCGACCCTACCGTGCATGATGTGACGCTGGAATATCCCGGTCAGATCATCAAGCTCTCTGCCTATGATAAGCCTGCCAGTCTCGGCGTTACCATCACCAAGCGCGGCAACGCACAGGTCATGGCAGGCCAGTCCATGCGCTACGATCTGACAGTGGCGAACACCTCCAACGTGCCGCTGGAATCCTTCTTCTGGCACGATAAAATTCCCTATGATGTGGCTCGTCCCACGACGCTGACCACCGGCACCTACAGCGCGCGGCTCAACTACCGCATCCTCTACAAAACCAACTGCAACACGAGCTATCAGGTGTTGGCGAGCAACCTGCTCACCAGCAACAACTACAGCTTCAGCCTCAACGCCATTCCCATGCAGGCCGGCGAAGTGGTGACCGACATCTATTTTGACTTCGGCAAGGTTCCTGTCGGCTTCCAAAGCGTTGTTAATCCCACGCTGAGCGTGATGGTGAACGGAAACGCGGTCAATGGCTATCAGATGGTCAACCGCGCCGATGTGGGCGGCAAATATCAGGGCACATGGCAGACCGCAACGGCAAGCTGGGTAACGATCATCCGCCGTCTCTGGAATACACCTACACTCCCCAAGACTGGCTACTAA